A part of Fusarium graminearum PH-1 chromosome 3, whole genome shotgun sequence genomic DNA contains:
- a CDS encoding monoamine oxidase N encodes MSSKDGYSWTESQGLKSGVPCIGAISPPTNLKNNNTKYDVIVVGAGYCGLTAARDAAIAGLKVLLIEARDRIGGRSWSSNIEGYPYEMGGTWVFWGQAHVWREIQRYNMQNELELSYDFSRGINKYLLVTPEGTQKFTHEEEDQLMQSGLQKLVNVDGQDGRETIVFPHISKLDAIAEKYDRMSIADRIAEIKTDLTYNERICLEAFVLLCSGGTLETTSFYEFLHWWAMSGYSYQGCIEYLVKYKFKGGQSSFAINFFKEALATGNLTYSFNTPVASIKNSPAGVEVTSRSGQTFRARKMISAIPLNVLNDVKFDPPLATGKKAAADIGHVNQCIKVHAEVSDKDLRSMTSISYPHNKLAYGFGDGTTPAGNTHIVAFGGQNNHFHPEENIQTTLDAFQGFTPMKIERLVFHNWSKDEFAKGAWFFSRPGLLADHLGDMRASQGNIIFACSDWALGWRSFIDGAIEEGTRAAMVLRSTLSERSHL; translated from the exons ATGTCATCCAAGGACGGCTACTCATGGACAGAGTCCCAAGGTCTCAAGTCCGGCGTTCCCTGCATTGGCGCCATCAGTCCTCCTACAAATCTCAAAAACAACAATACAAAATACGATGTAATTGTTGTTGGAGCAGGATACTGTGGTCTAACTGCAGCCCGAGATGCAGCTATAGCCG GCCTCAAGGTGTTGCTCATCGAAGCCCGTGATCGCATCGGTGGTCGTTCCTGGTCTTCAAATATAGAAGGCTATCCATACGAAATGGGCGGAACGTGGGTATTCTGGGGTCAAGCTCATGTCTGGAGAGAAATTCAAAGATACAACATGCAGAATGAGCTTGAGTTATCATATGATTTCTCTCGAGGAATCAACAAATACCTTCTCGTCACACCTGAAGGAACTCAGAAGTTTACCCACGAGGAAGAG GACCAATTAATGCAGAGCGGTCTTCAAAAGCTCGTCAACGTAGACGGTCAAGACGGACGCGAAACCATCGTCTTCCCTCACATAAGCAAACTCGACGCAATAGCAGAAAAATACGACCGCATGTCCATCGCAGACCGCATCGCCGAGATTAAGACCGACCTTACATACAACGAGCGTATCTGCTTAGAAgcctttgttcttctctgcAGTGGCGGAACTCTTGAAACAACGAGTTTCTACGAATTCTTGCACTGGTGGGCCATGAGCGGATACTCTTACCAAGGATGCATAGAGTATCTCGTCAAATACAAGTTCAAGGGAGGCCAATCCAGTTTTGCCATCAACTTTTTTAAAGAAGCCCTTGCAACTGGAAACTTGACCTACTCTTTCAACACACCCGTCGCTTCTATTAAGAACAGTCCcgctggtgttgaagttACTTCTCGAAGCGGCCAAACATTCCGAGCACGAAAGATGATCAGTGCGATTCCTCTCAACGTTCTCAACGACGTCAAATTTGATCCGCCTCTAGCAACAGGGAAGAAGGCAGCTGCTGATATCGGGCACGTCAACCAATGTATCAAAGTCCACGCCGAAGTCTCAGATAAAGATCTACGGTCTATGACTAGTATCAGCTATCCTCACAATAAACTGGCATATGGCTTTGGTGACGGAACTACACCAGCGGGAAATACGCACATCGTGGCTTTCGGAGGACAAAACAATCACTTCCATCCTGAAGAGAACATTCAAACTACACTGGATGCTTTCCAAGGATTTACTCCGATGAAGATTGAGCGTTTG GTCTTCCACAACTGGTCCAAAGATGAATTCGCCAAGGGCGCATGGTTTTTCTCACGACCTGGTCTTTTGGCTGATCATCTAGGTGACATGCGAGCTAGTCAAGgaaacatcatctttgcGTGCTCAGACTGGGCTCTCGGATGGCGTAGTTTCATCGACGGTGCTATCGAAGAGGGAACGCGAGCAGCCATGGTTCTTCGATCTACTTTGTCTGAGAGAAGCCATCTGTGA